From Phaeodactylum tricornutum CCAP 1055/1 chromosome 23, whole genome shotgun sequence, one genomic window encodes:
- a CDS encoding predicted protein: MVFYRASTFAPESKERHTEGYKVTPPFKNELQDGFPNNQYFRHSFQLDDLPSPDSLLQRSNISNTGDCRIASFRHPVHANIVNPSHFRSVSNNGHTIADQVCLGDYGIDMMSTQRLNEQICFSEIPPRMVVNHKYFDHYRDAVNFNVQPSKPESTSNPKHPFRGGVAVHFPERLFEMLDRVEELGMSHIVSWQPHGRSFLVHKPKEFVSAIMPHFFRQSKFTSFQRQLNLYGFVRLTVGKDSGSYYHELFLRGCPMLCRCIVRRRIKGNGVKPAPSPSTEPDFYSMERCESTGPKTENDTLDTQKNEPGPHQDCRHLNEDIHFSCTPARIEDQMMPVPICPTEPENWMQPNRRLFELLAKATSMDTHIYDELDSVYRELDIPVPDPLFEIDLTVATVDDF; this comes from the exons ATGGTATTCTACAGAGCTTCGACGTTTGCACCAGAGAGCAAAGAGCGTCACACGGAGGGATACAAAGTCACTCCGCCGTTCAAAAATGAATTACAGGATGGCTTTCCGAACAACCAATATTTCAGGCATTCATTCCAACTTGATGACTTGCCGTCTCCGGATTCTCTTCTCCAACGATCCAATATCTCAAACACTGGCGATTGCCGTATCGCCTCGTTCCGCCATCCAGTGCACGCCAACATCGTGAATCCTTCGCACTTTCGCTCTGTCTCCAATAACGGGCACACGATTGCCGATCAGGTTTGCCTTGGCGACTATGGAATTGACATGATGTCAACCCAACGTCTAAACGAGCAAATTTGTTTCAGCGAAATCCCTCCTCGTATGGTAGTCAACCACAAGTACTTCGACCATTACCGTGATGCCGTCAACTTCAATGTTCAGCCATCGAAACCGGAATCTACCTCCAACCCAAAGCATCCTTTCCGTGGGGGTGTCGCCGTTCACTTTCCTGAACGCTTATTCGAAATGCTGGATAGAGTGGAGGAGCTGGGAATGTCCCATATCGTCTCTTGGCAACCTCATGGACGTTCTTTCTTAGTACACAAGCCCAAGGAATTTGTTTCCGCTATCATGCCACA CTTCTTTCGTCAATCCAAGTTCACGTCTTTTCAGCGACAGTTAAACTTGTACGGATTTGTCCGACTGACAGTGGGTAAGGATAGTGGTAGCTACTACCATGAATTGTTCCTGAGAGGCTGCCCAATGCTCTGCCGTTGCATTGTCCGTCGGCGAATCAAAGGAAATGGTGTGAAACCAGCACCTTCTCCATCTACGGAACCGGATTTTTACAGTATGGAGCGCTGCGAATCGACAGGTCCCAAAACAGAAAACGACACGTTGGACACGCAAAAAAATGAACCTGGACCACATCAAGACTGTAGACACCTTAATGAAGATATACACTTTAGCTGCACCCCAGCAAGAATCGAGGACCAAATGATGCCTGTGCCAATCTGTCCGACAGAACCGGAGAATTGGATGCAGCCCAATCGCAGACTTTTCGAACTCTTGGCCAAGGCCACATCGATGGATACACACATTTACGACGAGCTTGACTCCGTCTATCGCGAGTTGGACATTCCCGTTCCCGATCCTCTTTTTGAGATTGATCTCACGGTGGCAACTGTAGATGACTTTTGA
- a CDS encoding predicted protein produces the protein MTTSHSHQIGLSEEMITHLLNGNGSDLSFGDDDLSWGALTNDELFANNSPHPSKSTMTETPVPRMVSVDSMSQVQTHGFEANIAMVSSTTPYDSLKDLVQRKKLISTLQRSSHSSNSLVSANLPIVGNQNASFHDGPVYCYNPQGTSRIGAPSFSKILRQSSGMTATTMAIYKQGIANAPIEPISKRRKLDSSIKNLPLHQACVDVKQNGKLIQTAVRKQPLLASVPAKAITSKSIYDFQTSRLERKSVTSTYRYPLNIAIQHDADVTTIEALLRAAPFVVTTPDGGVARECSLHVLLRHKTHDLQSIDLCLLQTPNAVSCIDRHANTPLHTACAKHASIDVIRHLTVMYPEALGLRNFHGYTPLEIAQRSQHTTDEVLDYLWDSVSQQLC, from the coding sequence ATGACAACTTCCCACTCACATCAGATAGGACTGTCGGAAGAAATGATCACCCATCTTCTCAACGGAAACGGCAGCGACTTGTCCTTTGGAGACGATGATCTATCTTGGGGCGCTCTCACAAACGATGAACTCTTTGCCAACAATTCTCCGCATCCTTCAAAGTCGACGATGACAGAAACTCCAGTGCCACGCATGGTATCTGTCGATAGCATGAGTCAAGTCCAGACACATGgttttgaagcaaatattgCCATGGTCTCTTCCACTACACCGTACGATTCTCTTAAGGACCTCGTGCAGCGTAAGAAATTGATATCGACTCTCCAGCGTTCGTCGCACTCCTCCAACAGTCTCGTTTCCGCGAACTTGCCTATCGTGGGAAATCAAAACGCTTCCTTTCACGACGGTCCCGTATATTGTTACAATCCTCAAGGCACTTCACGCATCGGTGCACCCAGCTTTTCGAAGATTCTTCGTCAATCCTCCGGCATGACTGCAACAACGATGGCAATATACAAACAAGGTATTGCCAACGCTCCAATCGAACCCATTTCGAAGCGTCGTAAGCTCGACAGTTCTATTAAAAATCTTCCTCTACATCAAGCATGCGTCGATGTCAAGCAGAACGGAAAGCTTATTCAAACGGCAGTACGTAAACAGCCTTTGCTCGCTTCCGTTCCCGCCAAAGCGATAACTAGCAAGTCCATTTACGATTTCCAAACGTCACGTTTGGAGCGCAAGTCGGTGACTTCGACATACCGTTACCCTTTGAATATCGCTATTCAGCACGATGCCGACGTTACCACAATTGAAGCCCTTTTGCGCGCCGCTCCTTTTGTTGTTACGACACCAGATGGCGGAGTTGCCCGCGAGTGTTCATTGCACGTTCTCCTGCGTCACAAAACACATGATCTTCAGTCGATCGATTTGTGTTTGTTGCAAACTCCCAACGCCGTGTCGTGTATTGATCGTCACGCCAATACTCCGTTGCACACCGCCTGTGCCAAGCACGCCTCCATTGATGTGATTCGGCATTTGACCGTTATGTATCCCGAAGCGCTCGGTCTACGCAACTTTCACGGATACACACCTCTCGAGATTGCCCAACGTAGTCAACATACCACGGATGAGGTACTCGACTATCTGTGGGATTCCGTTTCGCAACAGTTGTGCTAA
- a CDS encoding predicted protein, whose amino-acid sequence MRADATTEAHGQGPQQPHLAKQDAATVDPAQLTALSPEVISRQATINVGTIGHVAHGKSTVVKAISGVQTVRFKNELERNITIKLGPLYTSRGSSHADIFTEGGRTYHLRRHVSFVDCPGHDILMATMLNGAAVMDAALLLIAGNETCPQPQTSEHLAAVEIMRLEHILILQNKVDLVKPDAAVAQQEQIRKFVAGTVADAAPILPISAVLRYNMDVLCEYLIRRIPLPVRDFTSQPRLIVIRSFDVNRPGQDVSKLQGGVAGGSILQGVLRVGDEIEVRPGIVHKQDDKIVCVPIFSKISSLYAEQNDLQFAVPGGLIGVGTKIDPTLTRADRLVGQVLGLKGQLPDVFSEIEISYYLLRRLLGVKTSDGGKQAKVQKLTKNEILMVNIGSTATGGRVSAVKGELAKITLTQPVCTEEGEKIALSRRVDKHWRLIGWGQIRKGNVVEIAESA is encoded by the exons ATGCGTGCGGACGCTACGACGGAGGCCCACGGCCAAGGTCCGCAACAACCCCATCTGGCCAAACAAGACGCGGCAACGGTAGATCCCGCACAACTCACAGCCCTGTCTCCCGAAGTG ATCTCTCGCCAGGCCACCATTAATGTGGGAACCATTGGACACGTGGCGCACGGCAAGTCCACCGTTGTCAAGGCCATTTCCGGAGTGCAAACGGTCCGCTTCAAGAACGAACTCGAGCGGAACATTACCATCAAACTCG GGCCCCTCTACACTTCCCGAGGCTCTTCACACGCCGATATCTTCACCGAAGGAGGTCGAACCTACCATCTGCGCCGTCACGTGTCCTTCGTCGATTGCCCCGGACACGACATTCTCATGGCGACCATGCTGAACGGGGCCGCCGTCATGGACGCCGCCCTCCTGCTCATTGCCGGAAACGAGACTTGCCCCCAACCGCAGACTTCCGAACATTTGGCCGCCGTAGAAATCATGCGCCTCGAACATATCCTCATTCTGCAAAACAAGGTCGATCTCGTCAAACCCGATGCCGCCGTCGCGCAACAGGAACAGATTCGCAAGTTCGTCGCTGGAACCGTGGCCGACGCCGCACCCATTCTCCCCATTTCCGCCGTACTCCGATACAATATGGACGTACTCTGTGAATACCTCATTCGACGAATCCCTCTACCGGTACGGGACTTTACCTCCCAACCCCGCCTCATTGTTATTCGATCATTCGACGTCAACCGCCCCGGACAAGACGTTTCCAAACTACAAGGCGGCGTCGCTGGAGGAAGTATTCTACAGGGTGTCCTCCGTGTTGGTGACGAAATCGAAGTCCGACCCGGAATCGTACACAAGCAGGACGATAAAATTGTTTGCGTACCCATTTTCAGCAAGATTTCCTCCCTTTACGCCGAACAGAACGATCTCCAGTTTGCCGTCCCCGGAGGCTTGATCGGCGTCGGGACCAAAATCGATCCCACCCTTACCCGCGCTGATCGTCTCGTCGGACAAGTCCTCGGTCTCAAGGGACAGCTGCCGGATGTCTTTTCAGAAATCGAAATCTCCTACTATCTGCTTCGCCGATTACTCGGAGTCAAAACATCCGACGGTGGCAAACAGGCCAAGGTACAGAAACTCACCAAGAACGAAATTCTCATGGTGAACATTGgttccaccgccaccggTGGACGAGTGTCCGCCGTCAAGGGAGAATTGGCCAAAATAACCCTCACACAACCCGTGTGTACCGAAGAAGGTGAGAAGATTGCCCTCTCCCGACGCGTCGACAAGCACTGGCGGTTGATTGGTTGGGGACAAATTCGCAAGGGAAACGTTGTGGAAATAGCCGAGTCGGCGTAA
- a CDS encoding predicted protein: MPHVPFNETQQINPNILNPVRLQQNHSQFASADTAEREGFSNSSNQQKAPLGRHRTQVVHDYHDHYRDPGNFERPAAAGKYPSKEVGSGRPSFRGGTSIHFPERLFEMLDREDELELAHIVSWQPHGRSFLVHRTADFVATVLPRFFRQSKFTSFQRQLNLYGFTRLSVGRDNGSYYHELFLRGCPKLCRRIIRRRVKGNGVKPTPSPRTEPDFYNMEWCDQNGPKKQADSDEDETSLPIAAALAPLLDEGYENLRHQALRQQQNDQSQQQASFSRQQEADSFLYNRRGQSGLRLSSGRKPNFHHQFVSESSFQPVCRSLSRDQKNEHPLTRDCFVPHAVLASRISFRPPKRAKVRGVGNPEVFGSITDLFSSDDDECNEKGIMGATASRSEHVHKAARKVSQEPENDPVSQLPLDPSKDFFDHVHSYLELRQRLDETAKAIDPDGALKALTVDALLGRRDHVDGTFPVEFQQQSAYGETVADTEELLVAASLVQAEFRDFLKRIQKDMPWLAEEDLRGKQSNSCNFDKNTDPSTRIWLAPMKDAQRIVDKASLKYADRYPGPPESWVYDVIRASVVCMNATEIKDVVAWLSSNSHSTPLVAAKNRFQSPTSITKYRDFVFLIKLPVANASFHHVCELQVHHAAMVQYQSQSQHYYKNLRSYFSHVIDVDDWEQRMADLEAIGRYSKYDTMDDGLCTKVSACGNVFRIERLADLLETSLPPCTDAAVRLYQKALVLVISDSNMKSLAVATVYEKLGGALSRRGKYGAALCLLEAAFELRQTDLGETHPDTLKLQNEVGVCHHRNGKYQMALATFKTALETLELQAGKRHTHTAQAHNDIGCLLRDMGKYTEALDHHQQALQIREAVLGKKHTATASSYDNIGVVMQENGDFEWALQYHRRAFIVRRALLGDHPYTAVSYENIGLLLNRQGKSLRALTLLGRALEIREAFLGDRHPDTARSLNSVGLVLAKLGRTPEALSFYQKALTIREDLLGNDHPETGVSYSSVGTALRQLGNYNEALEYHEKALVVASAANGTHLQTAVFHCNLGTAEAHLGNYDTALKQYHQAKAIRTQVLGQSHPDTLAAQRSVDAILRAKVQAWGRYNIQ, translated from the exons ATGCCGCATGTTCCTTTCAACGAGACTCAACAAATTAACCCCAATATTTTGAATCCCGTCCGCCTGCAACAAAATCATAGCCAGTTTGCGTCAGCTGACACTGCTGAAAGAGAGGGATTTTCAAACTCTAGCAATCAGCAAAAGGCTCCGTTGGGTCGTCATAGAACACAGGTGGTGCATGACTATCACGATCACTACCGCGACCCAGGAAACTTCGAAAGACCAGCAGCAGCGGGCAAGTACCCTTCCAAAGAGGTTGGAAGCGGCAGGCCCTCCTTTCGTGGTGGCACTTCAATTCACTTCCCGGAGCGGCTGTTTGAAATGCTGGACCGAGAAGATGAGCTAGAGTTGGCTCATATAGTCTCATGGCAGCCACACGGACGTTCCTTTTTGGTCCACCGAACGGCCGATTTCGTAGCCACTGTATTGCCGAG GTTTTTCCGTCAGAGCAAGTTTACCTCGTTTCAACGTCAGTTGAACCTGTATGGCTTCACCAGATTATCCGTGGGTAGAGACAACGGAAGCTACTATCACGAGCTATTCCTGCGAGGCTGTCCCAAGCTCTGTCGCCGAATCATCCGGCGGCGCGTCAAAGGCAATGGCGTGAAACCAACTCCATCTCCAAGAACAGAACCAGACTTCTACAACATGGAATGGTGTGATCAAAATGGACCCAAGAAACAAGCGGATTctgacgaggacgaaaccTCGCTTCCAATTGCAGCTGCGCTGGCGCCGTTACTAGATGAGGGATACGAGAATTTGCGTCACCAAGCCCTTCGACAGCAGCAAAATGACCAGTCGCAGCAGCAGGCGTCTTTCTCTCGCCAGCAAGAAGCGGATAGTTTCTTGTACAATAGAAGAGGCCAAAGCGGATTGCGGTTATCGTCCGGAAGAAAGCCTAACTTTCACCACCAATTTGTGAGCGAATCTTCCTTTCAGCCAGTGTGTCGTTCGCTCTCTCGCGATCAAAAGAACGAGCATCCACTAACTAGAGATTGCTTCGTTCCCCATGCCGTCCTGGCTAGCAGAATCTCATTTCGGCCGCCAAAGAGGGCAAAAGTAAGAGGTGTGGGCAATCCCGAAGTATTCGGTAGCATCACGGATTTGTTTtccagtgacgacgacgaatgcAAT GAGAAAGGTATCATGGGGGCCACTGCATCTCGAAGCGAGCATGTACACAAGGCAGCGCGTAAAGTATCACAGGAGCCCGAAAACGATCCCGTTAGTCAACTG CCCTTAGATCCGTCAAAGGACTTTTTCGACCATGTGCACTCGTATTTAGAGCTACGCCAGCGCTTGGATGAGACAGCAAAAGCAATCGACCCCGATGGTGCGTTGAAAGCACTGACAGTCGATGCCCTCTTGGGCCGACGAGACCATGTCGATGGCACTTTTCCAGTAGAATTTCAGCAGCAAAGCGCTTATGGAGAGACCGTTGCCGACACCGAAGAACTTTTGGTAGCAGCTTCGTTGGTCCAAGCCGAGTTTCGAGACTTCTTAAAGCGTATACAGAAGGATATGCCTTGGCTTGCCGAAGAGGATCTCAGGGGTAAACAGAGCAATTCTTGCAACTTTGACAAGAATACCGACCCCTCAACTCGTATTTGGTTGGCACCGATGAAAGATGCCCAACGTATTGTCGACAAGGCTTCCCTTAAGTACGCGGACCGATATCCTGGGCCACCGGAATCCTGGGTCTACGACGTCATCCGTGCCAGCGTTGTTTGTATGAATGCGACAGAAATCAAGGATGTGGTCGCCTGGCTCTCCTCCAATTCGCATTCCACACCCTTGGTGGCGGCGAAGAATCGCTTTCAATCGCCAACGAGCATTACTAAATACCGAGATTTTGTCTTCTTGATCAAATTGCCTGTCGCGAATGCTTCGTTTCATCATGTGTGCGAGCTGCAAGTACATCACGCTGCCATGGTCCAGTATCAATCCCAGTCGCAGCACTACTATAAGAATTTGCGATCCTACTTTTCCCACGTGATTGATGTGGACGATTGGGAGCAGCGTATGGCAGATTTAGAAGCAATAGGAAGATATTCCAAGTACGATACCATGGACGATGGGCTTTGTACCAAGGTATCGGCGTGCGGAAACGTTTTCCGTATTGAGCGTTTGGCTGATCTGTTGGAAACCAGTCTTCCTCCCTGCACGGACGCGGCGGTTCGCTTGTACCAAAAAGCATTGGTACTTGTCATAAGCGACTCTAACATGAAGAGCCTAGCTGTGGCGACCGTATACGAAAAACTGGGAGGTGCTCTATCCAGACGTGGAAAATACGGAGCCGCCCTGTGTCTGCTGGAGGCTGCTTTCGAACTCCGCCAAACCGATTTGGGCGAGACACATCCGGATACTCTGAAATTGCAGAACGAGGTGGGCGTGTGTCATCATAGAAATGGCAAATATCAAATGGCACTGGCGACTTTCAAGACTGCTTTAGAGACTCTCGAGCTTCAAGCTGGAAAGCGGCATACTCACACTGCCCAAGCACACAACGACATTGGATGTTTACTTCGCGATATGGGCAAGTACACAGAAGCTCTGGATCACCACCAGCAGGCACTTCAAATTCGCGAAGCTGTTCTGGGAAAGAAGCATACGGCCACGGCCTCTTCTTACGATAACATCGGCGTTGTGATGCAAGAGAACGGCGACTTTGAATGGGCGCTGCAATATCATAGGCGGGCTTTTATTGTTCGCCGTGCTTTGCTCGGAGATCATCCCTATACAGCCGTGTCCTACGAAAACATAGGTTTACTATTGAATCGTCAAGGCAAGTCGCTAAGGGCATTGACTTTACTTGGAAGAGCTCTAGAGATCCGCGAAGCCTTCCTTGGCGACCGCCACCCGGACACGGCACGATCTCTGAATAGCGTCGGTCTCGTTTTGGCCAAGCTTGGTCGTACTCCCGAAGCACTAAGCTTTTACCAGAAAGCACTCACCATCCGAGAGGATCTGTTGGGTAATGATCATCCGGAAACTGGAGTATCCTATAGTAGTGTGGGAACAGCGTTGCGTCAGCTTGGCAACTATAATGAAGCGCTCGAATATCACGAAAAGGCTTTGGTCGTGGCGTCGGCAGCTAACGGCACGCATCTCCAAACAGCGGTTTTCCATTGCAATCTCGGTACGGCCGAAGCCCACCTCGGAAACTACGACACCGCCTTGAAGCAGTACCATCAGGCTAAAGCGATACGCACGCAAGTTCTCGGCCAGAGTCACCCCGATACACTGGCCGCACAAAGGTCTGTAGACGCAATCCTGCGTGCCAAAGTTCAAGCTTGGGGACGGTACAACATACAGTAA
- a CDS encoding predicted protein: MSRKVVRRILLHAPILGLMAVICRTFTLQPVHYHCEKRGSVFAHTAQPNSSFLATTAQNGFARSDTVVHVGNLDWTTSIEQVEAILASVVAAAIPHTDAVPRITVKALPPVDQRKLRDRNKQHGGSATIAFDSSVEASAAILALQKHSESASQPFKLNWASMRSLQPKPSGPPSPPVLTPRDIERRRQRAESYARRRQRVAQRTDELLESIMQAERPIGCVLRASDAVPVLDAPTLDWDAFPVMLDPVRGGGLVPGTERGKRKRAAVEAFWYVLEKALLLEPAAKATTIVADLGCGAGNLALPLAWLLQQKEGDAKQQVLGVDINRNSLVRLTKRGHSAELQIQTMYADLTDFLIDPNTGHSAKSLKDVCSIVVSLHACGVASDLAMVAAVSSRLPFAISPCCIGKVKKAWLPSEMPKVIEQHKQGTACISYPRSRWLQKNVRDDDDYELLAAAADYGVLYDAQLVDRFESERRQRCRLAKRVVEIDRLEWAREEGYEVRLMELPRIGSLYPKRELLLGAVAGSEIAQNICRLDKERKVME; encoded by the coding sequence ATGAGTCGCAAAGTCGTACGCCGCATTCTTCTCCACGCTCCCATCCTCGGATTGATGGCCGTAATCTGCCGTACATTCACGCTCCAGCCTGTGCATTACCATTGCGAGAAGCGGGGCTCGGTTTTTGCCCATACAGCCCAACCAAACTCTTCCTTTCTTGCAACGACAGCACAAAATGGATTCGCTCGGAGCGACACCGTCGTCCACGTTGGGAACTTGGACTGGACTACATCCATCGAGCAAGTGGAAGCTATACTAGCCAGCGTTGTTGCCGCTGCGATTCCACACACGGACGCGGTACCAAGGATTACCGTCAAGGCGCTTCCACCCGTGGACCAACGAAAGCTTCGCGACCGCAATAAGCAGCACGGTGGAAGTGCGACGATTGCCTTCGACTCGTCCGTCGAGGCCAGCGCTGCGATACTGGCCCTTCAGAAACATTCCGAATCGGCGTCACAGCCTTTCAAACTGAACTGGGCTTCCATGCGCAGTTTACAACCCAAACCTTCCGGTCCCCCATCTCCTCCCGTCCTGACTCCCCGAGACATCGAACGCCGTAGACAAAGAGCCGAAAGTTACGCTCGGCGGCGACAGCGTGTAGCGCAGAGGACGGACGAGTTATTGGAATCTATTATGCAAGCGGAACGGCCAATCGGATGCGTACTGAGAGCATCCGATGCGGTACCTGTCTTGGATGCACCAACGCTGGATTGGGACGCGTTTCCAGTTATGCTGGATCCGGTACGGGGTGGTGGACTGGTACCGGGAACGGAACgaggaaagagaaaaagggcAGCCGTGGAAGCGTTTTGGTACGTTCTGGAGAAAGCGCTCTTATTAGAGCCGGCTGCGAAAGCGACAACAATCGTAGCGGACCTTGGTTGCGGCGCGGGAAATTTAGCCTTGCCTTTGGCTTGGTTACTACAGCAGAAGGAAGGCGATGCGAAACAACAAGTATTGGGAGTGGATATCAACCGTAATTCTCTGGTACGATTAACGAAACGAGGCCATTCTGCCGAATTACAAATTCAAACAATGTATGCAGATCTGACCGATTTCCTGATTGACCCAAACACTGGACACTCCGCCAAGTCTTTGAAAGACGTGTGTTCCATCGTCGTCTCACTTCACGCCTGCGGAGTTGCCTCGGATCTGGCTATGGTTGCTGCAGTCTCCAGCCGGTTGCCATTTGCGATTTCGCCCTGTTGCATCGGGAAAGTAAAAAAGGCTTGGCTGCCCAGCGAAATGCCCAAAGTCATAGAGCAGCACAAACAAGGAACGGCCTGTATTTCTTATCCCCGATCTCGTTGGCTACAAAAAAACGTTCGAGACGATGATGACTACGAATTGCTAGCGGCTGCAGCCGACTATGGAGTCTTATACGATGCCCAGCTTGTGGATCGTTTTGAATCAGAGCGGAGGCAGCGTTGTCGACTGGCTAAGCGAGTGGTTGAAATCGATAGATTAGAGTGGGCCCGAGAAGAAGGGTACGAAGTTCGGCTCATGGAACTGCCAAGGATCGGTTCCCTCTATCCAAAGAGGGAACTCCTTCTCGGTGCGGTTGCTGGAAGTGAGATAGCCCAGAACATCTGTCGCTTGGATAAGGAAAGGAAAGTGATGGAGTGA
- a CDS encoding predicted protein, whose amino-acid sequence ANYILVLDAINFCFWPQLGYEYVDLAQTLTSMASADHRPLDHTREHVDALMALHHKQGKVPPNVAERCQLLNQVGAVLATHFEGSAWNVIQAANHSAVRLVGLLVTYFAGFGDFGGTAGSHHHQDPNNPPSDEMRPIAFLKRAQICVGDWDAALQLNLPDLDQLTTFADYRVPQVLRNAGWIRYRPSLAVMVDQGVEIARDSPEEWSIRAATVVAVE is encoded by the exons GCCAACTACATTCTCGTCTTGGACGCCATcaacttttgcttttggcccCAACTCGGCTACGAATACGTCGATCTCGCACAAACCCTCACATCCATGGCCAGTGCGGATCATCGTCCTCTAGATCATACTCGAGAGCACGTAGACGCC CTCATGGCGCTGCACCACAAACAAGGTAAAGTGCCACCCAACGTAGCCGAACGCTGTCAATTACTCAATCAAGTCGGGGCCGTTTTAGCTACCCACTTCGAAGGGTCTGCCTGGAACGTCATCCAGGCTGCCAATCATTCGGCCGTTCGCTTAGTGGGGCTCCTCGTGACGTATTTCGCCGGCTTTGGCGATTTTGGCGGTACCGCGGGTAGCCACCATCACCAAGACCCGAATAACCCGCCATCCGACGAAATGCGCCCCATCGCTTTCTTGAAACGCGCCCAAATCTGCGTTGGTGATTGGGATGCCGCGTTGCAACTAAATTTGCCCGACCTGGATCAACTCACAACCTTTGCCGATTACCGTGTGCCGCAAGTATTGCGGAATGCCGGTTGGATCCGTTACCGTCCTTCTTTGGCCGTTATGGTGGATCAGGGCGTGGAGATTGCTAGGGACTCTCCGGAGGAATGGTCCATTCGAGCGGCGACGGTTGTGGCTGTGGAG